The DNA window ATCATActcaatttaatttcaaaacagCAAAAACAAATATACTTAACATCAAACTGGAGCAGCTATCATCAGTCATAAAATTTTACATTTGAATATACATCAGTTCCCCAATCAAGCCCAGCTCCAGTGATGAATTCTCaacctgaacaaagaaaaatacacTTTATGAGCAAAAATGAGCAGCAGCTAATCTCAAATCACCAAATAGATCAAACCAGATAAGAAAATGAAAGCCAAAAAATCAAGATTACTGTATTAAATTCAAGTATACATGAATGAAAATAATAGGCTACATGATAATGGGAACAAATGTCATGAGCTAATTTGCATTGATCAAAAGGAAAACACTGATAATATGCAAGAGGTGGAGCCAACATAAACATCGACTCACATCTGCGATAAGGATTAGTATGTTCGTAGTAAGAAGCTCGATCTCTGGCCTGCAAAAAGAGAAGAAATCAGGATGTATCCCAACATCTCAACGCATCAGTTCACTGCCAATAATGAGGTTCAGATAATGCTAAAGCCATGCCAGCAATCTGTAAATATCCAAAACAGACGACGCAAAATTCCTCCTTTTTTTCAAAAAACTAATCATTTTGAATGAACCTCGCCAAGCTCCCCCGGTCAAGTACTTTTCTCAGGGAATATCAGCTTCGGCTCAATAAAAGCATTGTGGAGAATATGTTTTTATCATCAATGACTGTTGCAACCCAACAATACTTCCTAAACCTAATCATAAAACCCACTGTCTATTTTTCTATACATTTACTATTTGTAATATTTAACTTCAATAAGCTTGAATTTTATTAATAggaattcataattttttagtatgctactacaaaaaataaataaataaattgtgctAAAAATTGAACAATAATTAACAAACTAATATTGAAATGGAATTGGGTACGGCACACCACATACAACATAAATTTAGAAAATGGAAATCCACACAACACACAATAACTAATATCATCAGAAATTGACACAAGGACTAATATTGAAATCCTTGGTTCccattaatccataatttatcGCAATACCTCTGATGCTATCACTTCTATTTTTTCCGTCAAATTTTGAAGTAACTTATAACAAATACGATACTTCCTTGTTCTCGTTAAGGATATTTTGAAAGTAAAACTTTTTTAACAATCATCTTACTTCAAACAGTatcatttatttttgttttttaaagatATTACTCTATATTCATTAATAATGTTACTACTATATTACTAAAcagaagaaaaaggaaagaaatcgGGCTTGGAAAGCCTCTCTTGGTATCAGTTTGTGTCCCTTAGCACCACCAAGCACGAGAGACTCGATATGGGAAAACTGTAACAAAGTGGGATAAGAGAATGGCTAGAGTACCTGAAAATATCTAGGATAACCTCTCCCATTGATTGATTCTGAGAGACAAGATAACAAATACTGTTAATTTAAGGGGAGTACGTACAAGTTAAGACATAAGAATACAAATCAAAGATTCACTGACCAGATGGGAACCCTGGTCCTGACTGATGATGATAAGGGGACCGTAATAGACCAACGCCATGAGATAATGAGCTGGAATCAGAGAATAAGAGTAGGTATCAATGGACTAACAAACAATTAtctcaaaaagaaaaacatcCAACATTTGATATGTAGCATGGAGGACTTCTGCCTCAGCATCTAGAAGACCTTGGGCCAGAAATTCGATACAAGCTTTCTGCATGCACTTGTGACAATCCTTGGTGCTCCACAGAGAGAGGATCATGGCCCTGAATACAATAACTGAACAGTAAGCTTTGCTGTCTGGATGAACAGCAATAAGTCTATcaaatggaaaagaaaaaagaacatATGGACAAATAGGAGAGTGTATACTGAAGACTTATAATAACTTACCATTTGTGAAAATGGCCGCTTGCTCCCAGGTAAGAGGAAACAATGGTCTGACATAACTGCACCTGTACAGAAATATCATAGACGTATTGAATGCAACAGAATTGTTTCTCCAGGCAAGgattttacaaaattttaacATGTAAATTCTGCTAGCGAAGTACAGTCAACATGATTCAGATGATATGTATGTCCTGAACCTACTTGAACAACTTACTTGAGGACCATCCTATTCATGTCAGACCCTAGTGGTTAGGTAAAAAATAAATGTAGATTCACGGAGAGTATCAATCAAAGTAACTTTGgtggaaaaaaacaaaaaggatGTAAAATATTGACTTCAAAGAGAAACAAAGAAATAGAACTTTCAAGACAATTGATCTCACAACACAAGAATCCTAATTCCCTACAAATGATCAATGGGGAAAAAACATGCAAAACTTGTGTACCTGAACCTGAATGGGGAGGATTATTCTGAGTTGATGCTTGCTGCCTCAATAATTGTACAAGTTCTTCAGTAGTAGAAGTTCTGTTAACAACCTTTACATGATCATAACCACTGCTGGCAGCTTTGCCCTTGTTTCTAAGTGTATGCGGCTTTTTGGATGCTGGAAACCGAAATTCACAAAAGCAGATTTAAGAAATACACATCAGAAGTATCTATTACACAAAGTAATATTTTCTGTTTATCTTACAAAGCAACAAACAGTTACAACTTTGAACCTTTACACATCGATGAGAGTGATGATTTCAAGTGCATTCTAATCCAAACAATCACTAATGTATTTGCTTATATGGATAAAATCCATCAATAAATGGATTTTCCAATCCAAACAACTACTACTGTATTCCCTAAAATGAATGGATTAAATCCATCATCAAATTTTCAATCCAAATAACCTAAAAGATCTAAACACATCTTCTGATAAAGTCTAAATTGTTTTGGTAGAATGTTCAACCATTACTTAGCGTAGCCGAACTCTAATTTCTTTGTAAGTggattatttataaatatatgctTAACTTATAAGCCCGTACTGCGGTCAAGAATATACAACGCGAAAGTGAAATCCAAAATTCTAAGATGCTGCCATCAAAGGCACTCATGAAAGCAACCGAATTTCCTCCCTGCGATTTTTTTATACACATCAATCTTAACCAGGTAGCATCTAAATTCTTAAACTTTTAGAGTCAATTAGTTTTCAGCAATTAATACAATCCATCAAGAATAAAAAGGATTCTAGTACTTACTCCGTGATGCATTCTCTTTTGCTTCAAGGTGTTGCACGCTAGTCAGATTGGAGGTTTGTGACATTTGCTTCCACTTTGGAATTGTTTTTGCAAGGGATGCAGTCATCTTAACCTAtcataataaatatttgaaataaattcccaaaaataAGTAGTCTACGTTTTGGGTGTGTTTGCTTTGAGGCACAAGGAAAATTAGGGATAAGAAAATTCTCTCCGTTTAAATCCCTCCTTTCTTTTCCATCTTTATCCATAAAAAAGGATTTAGCCATTTCTTATTCCTCCTTTTCACCCCGGCAAGGGATAATATTATCATAAGATTGTTGTGATAATGATGAATAAGAAAGGGTGAAATTCTTTCTTATAGATAAGGATGGAAAATAAATGAGAGTTTTAAAAGGGAGAGAATTTTCATATCCCTAATTTTCCTTATACTAAAAAAAAATGCACCCTTCGAGTCTAGACTACGACAGGACCATCCAGAGAATAGGGAACCTTGGAGCAGTCATCTCCTAATCTTCTCTCTAATGACAGCCTCTATGCATGTCAGAGCATCATCACAGGTTGTATATTTAATGAAAGAAATATCTTTTCTTCAAAAATGAAGGAAGTTCTTTTGCAAGGGCAACACTGACCTGTGAATTTTTTTCTTCGGGTGGATCATTTATGGGTTGTGCCCATGAAACATTTACATTCTGGTTTTTCCCAAAAGCATCTTTCTCTTGCAGTTTCTTAAAAGCAATTTGAGCATATTTACTTGTTTGAAGCTCAACATAGGCAAAACCACGATTTCTCTCTTTGTTAGTTGGATGAGCCTTAATAGTGACTGTATCTATTTTCTCAACGCCAGCTTTCTCTAGCAACTCAACCAACTGCAGAAAGAGTACCCTTTAGTTACATCATAGATATTAATGATGTTGAACAAGACAAAGCATAAAAAAGCTCACATCTCCACTCTTCCAATTTCTGTCTATATTACCAATAAATATTGTATCACTTCCCTGGACTGGAGCTGTATTGCAGAGCTTCCCACATATCTAAAGTTGAGTAACAAAAATACAAGAAATTAGAACAGCAATAGCTCATATCAGGGCAAAAAGGAATAATTTCGTAGGAGGCAGAAAATAAAGCATGACAAAGGAATAGCTGCAAGGACAAAGTAGCAACATGTGCAGATGATCATATAATTACATTAAAAGAAGGAATATATGACCATTTATAGGCAGATAAGGGTATAAGTACAATATACAGACAGAGATATATGATTATAAAAATACCACTGTCATACTAAAAGAATGAGCCATGCTTTGTAGTTCAAGGTTCTTTAGAGGACATCATAAGTCTTGCCTCATTAGCTTCTATACACGTAAAGAAAACTTAAACCAATACCAAAAGAATGAGCCATGCTTTGTAGTTCAAGGCTCTTTAGATGACAACATAAGTCTTGCCTCATTAGCTTCTATACACGTAAAGCAAATTTAACCCAACAACTAGCAAGTCACCATTATAAAATGGACATCTGTACTGTATATACGCCAACATTCTAGGCTACATACAATGCAATATGTAACCAGAACCAGAATACAAGTTACCTCAACTTCAGCGTATTTTGCTAATGCCTTTTTAGCATCAGCAGCTGTAGCAAACTGCACAAAGGCAAAGCCTCTATTCTTCCCTGATGTAGGGTTCACCACTATCCTTACTTCCACAACTGATCCAACAGCTTCAAACACTTCCCTAATGTCTTCCTCCTTCGTAGCCTTGCTCAGACCACCAAGGAAAATCTCTGTTTTCCGCTTCTTCCTCCGCTCCGCAGCTTCCAAGTCCTCATCACTCTCCACTTCACCACTGCAACTTTCAGCTTCAATATTCCGTCTTCCATTTTCCTTCGCATCCAAAATCCCACATTCTTCTCCTATAGGACGTTCACTTTGACCCGTGGGAAGCTCCATATCCGTTGTTTTAATACCAGTACTCTGATTCTCCACAATACATGCTCTCAATTCATTCTCTGTCATAGTATCCTTTCTCTCACTAATTGTCCCAAGGCTAAATTTGGCCTTATCAGTTTCTAAATCACAAGAAGACATTGTCAAATTGTTTCTCTCTGCTTCACCTACAGCTTCATTACCTTTTATATCATCTGTATCTACACAATTCACAGGGTTCAAGCTTTTAGACCCATCAACAACGTTAGAATTTTCAATCACGTCACTAGCAAGACCCGCAACATTGCTTCTTACCTCACTCAAATTGCTGCCCTCTTCCGTACGATTAATCAAAACCCTCTTTGGCACCCTCTTCATTATCACCCTTTTAACTATCACAGTCTTTTTCACTATCTTCTTCTTAACATTCCTATTTCCCGCCACTACACCTACCGCGCTCTCGTTCCCCAGCTTTGGCTTTTCTCCTCCAGCACAAGATGAATCGACGCCGTTCCTGCTTCCGTCTCCACCCCCAGCAACATCAACAGCTTCTGCGCCGATTTTCCCGGTCTCACAATGCTGAATACTGGAGTTGTCGAGATCAAAACGATTTCCGGATTCCTCATAACTGGCGCCGTCAGCTCTGCCAATACCAGGCTCCATAGACACCAATTTTGGTGGGGAGGGAAgtgtagaataaattagggattGAGTCTGAGGGGTGTGAATGGTGTTAG is part of the Salvia splendens isolate huo1 chromosome 22, SspV2, whole genome shotgun sequence genome and encodes:
- the LOC121785907 gene encoding heterogeneous nuclear ribonucleoprotein Q-like isoform X1 is translated as MEPGIGRADGASYEESGNRFDLDNSSIQHCETGKIGAEAVDVAGGGDGSRNGVDSSCAGGEKPKLGNESAVGVVAGNRNVKKKIVKKTVIVKRVIMKRVPKRVLINRTEEGSNLSEVRSNVAGLASDVIENSNVVDGSKSLNPVNCVDTDDIKGNEAVGEAERNNLTMSSCDLETDKAKFSLGTISERKDTMTENELRACIVENQSTGIKTTDMELPTGQSERPIGEECGILDAKENGRRNIEAESCSGEVESDEDLEAAERRKKRKTEIFLGGLSKATKEEDIREVFEAVGSVVEVRIVVNPTSGKNRGFAFVQFATAADAKKALAKYAEVEICGKLCNTAPVQGSDTIFIGNIDRNWKSGDLVELLEKAGVEKIDTVTIKAHPTNKERNRGFAYVELQTSKYAQIAFKKLQEKDAFGKNQNVNVSWAQPINDPPEEKNSQVKMTASLAKTIPKWKQMSQTSNLTSVQHLEAKENASRTSKKPHTLRNKGKAASSGYDHVKVVNRTSTTEELVQLLRQQASTQNNPPHSGSGAVMSDHCFLLPGSKRPFSQMGHDPLSVEHQGLSQVHAESLYRISGPSSLSHGVGLLRSPYHHQSGPGFPSESINGRGYPRYFQARDRASYYEHTNPYRRC
- the LOC121785907 gene encoding heterogeneous nuclear ribonucleoprotein Q-like isoform X2, translated to MSSCDLETDKAKFSLGTISERKDTMTENELRACIVENQSTGIKTTDMELPTGQSERPIGEECGILDAKENGRRNIEAESCSGEVESDEDLEAAERRKKRKTEIFLGGLSKATKEEDIREVFEAVGSVVEVRIVVNPTSGKNRGFAFVQFATAADAKKALAKYAEVEICGKLCNTAPVQGSDTIFIGNIDRNWKSGDLVELLEKAGVEKIDTVTIKAHPTNKERNRGFAYVELQTSKYAQIAFKKLQEKDAFGKNQNVNVSWAQPINDPPEEKNSQVKMTASLAKTIPKWKQMSQTSNLTSVQHLEAKENASRTSKKPHTLRNKGKAASSGYDHVKVVNRTSTTEELVQLLRQQASTQNNPPHSGSGAVMSDHCFLLPGSKRPFSQMGHDPLSVEHQGLSQVHAESLYRISGPSSLSHGVGLLRSPYHHQSGPGFPSESINGRGYPRYFQARDRASYYEHTNPYRRC